Genomic window (Rosa chinensis cultivar Old Blush chromosome 6, RchiOBHm-V2, whole genome shotgun sequence):
CATGCTTTGGCTTGTGTTGCCTGCAGGCTGATGATGAAGGTGGTTGTCTTGGTTGCTGCACCAAAAAGTCAAGAACATATAAGCAAATTCTGCTAACAAATTGGAGGCAACGCATGGCCTTCATAGAGTCTATAAGTTTATTTTATCACTATCAAATAACAGGTCAACAAGTTTTTTGATAAAACCACAGTTTAGCTTCCAGGGCAGTGGTTTAACAAGTGAAACTATTTATGAAGTAGAGGATTCAGTTTGCACCGCGATTATAGTGTTCCAGGCTGGTGAGTCTGTGGCTTTATAATCTTAGGATATCTCCTTTTTGTTGCGGTGGTTGAGTTATAGTTATggatgttttctttttgttgataCCAAAGGCCATGAATGTgtgtgaattttgttttctattcGCTTCAGCGAAGCATATACTCTATTTGACAAGTTGGATACCAGTGGACTGAGTGCACTGGATGCTTCAGTATATGTAAAAAATCCTCGGGAAGGTTATTTCACTAGGCTGATCATCCAGAGCGGGCAAGTATTTTATTTTAAGATGGAGTGgttgctaaaaataaaaataaaaagatgaattgttttgggatgggtGCTTATTCTGTTCTAACACGGTTTTTGCTAGCCAGGGAAACAGATATATGCCTAGATGCCTGCTTTACGCTTGCAATGACCGTGAGGGAATCTTTCAAGAATAGGACAGATGAACTAGATCCTAGATCATATAAACACTCTGGTGTGCAGTTTgctgtaccttttttttttttccttacgaAAAATGTTGTTTGGAGGTCATGTTCTTAGGAGAAGACGTAgttacacacacatatataaaaaatatatctTAGCAGGCAGTCCATAATCATATTCTTTCCCGGTAAAAAGTTTACAGTAGAGAAGTTCAATGAAATATTTGATCTGTAACAATCATGTACTGCGTGAAAGTTGACTCAAAGTCTTAAATGGCAGAATACTTCAGGAAACCTATAGAGACGTATGAAATAGTATTAGATGAGCCAAAAATTTAAGCAAAGATTTACCCAAATACAAAGTGTCTTCAGTGTGCTCGAAACTCATTCATAGCCACTTTCAAGACGACCATATTCTCAAAATCAGCAAAACAACAGTGATGAAATCACTACCAGAAAGGACTTTGGATACCTAAGATTAATCCCACTCATGGTTTTTTATTAGATTTTTGCTCAattaatatatcatgcatatacTTTTACACTGTCAAAGAGGTATAATCATGACATGCACATTTAGTATACTCTTCCATTAAGAGTTACAGTTTCCATTGATTATGATTGTTTCTTGTTGTAAATAAGACTCATTTCCCAAATAGAAACAACTGAACTACTGAAGTGGATTGTGATATCAGTTGGGATAAATGAAGTTCGGAGTATTGTTGTTATTGCTTTATGCCTTTATGTTCCTTTCAAAATCGTCAATATCTTGAAGTTTCTTTAACCATTTAATGGTAATGCTAActgaaattaatatatatatatatatatatatatatatatatatatatatatatatatatatatatatggatggtaGGATTACTAAGAAAAACTCCAAGATGCCAGCCAATTCTAAGCAGAGCTGCAGGGGAGAAAGAAGGTCTTTGAAAGCTGTGCATCCATGTATTGGTCCCTGAGGACTTTAAAAGGAATCAGAAAAATTGGTTTCATCTGGAACCTCAAGGACAAGCCATTTGTCCCATGTAGCAAAATTTTCTTCGAGCCTGTTTGGTTTCATTATTCGTGGTTCCACTCTTCTTTACTTGCCTATAGCCAGGGAGGGAGGAAGTCTGCATTAATATGGACACAACCCTTCAAACCACCCTCAGCATCATGAGATCAGCATCTGATGTCTTCCAAGTCAAACATAATGTTATGAAGTTCCACAGAGCTTGTGCAGCAGCTTCAAAATAGATGGTACTTTGGAAAGGAGAGTTGTTGACAGATCCTTCGAAGATTGCAATATTAAGGTACATTTGCAAAGACTTCTGGCTAGACCTGTATCAGTAGTATGTAGCTAGCACATTTTTGTTTATTCAGGTCTATGTTTTGTGTGCTAAGATATGTGAGCTAGCTATGAGCCTTTAACAATGGATGCATCACAGAGAGCTAACTACCTCCAGAGATACCGCAATTCATGAGGGAACACAAACATTACAAGTTATTGGCTACAAGAGGTATACTATACTCAATACCTCGAGTGCCacctttgttattttctattcaaaCGGGTGCTCATACTCAATGCCTCACACCTAGTTCATGTTTTTTTACTTAGGTCAAGTCATATTCAGTTTTCGCCAATGTTATTGTCAAATCATGAATCTTGCATTTGTGCTCAGTCTCATGCTTTAATCTGCAGGGTCATGCTGAGTCTCGGAGAGTATCAGTGGCAGGGTTGCTAGTAAGCATGCAATAACTTCCCCCATGGTTGGACTATTTGGATGCATCTCACTATTTCATTGCTTGAATTAGTCATCAACATGGGATTTATCAACTCTGAAGTCTCCCCTGCCCTCCATTTGTTCCATGCCTGCATAATTTTGTGAATATTCAGAAACAAAATCAGACAGTATTACTCTTATAATTAATCACTTTTAGCGATAGCCCCGCACATAAAAGGACATAAAGTCAAACCTCTTGTGTCACTTAAATTACTTAAAGATCCTAGCTCTTCATTTTCTTCGCGGCAAAATAACTATTTTTTTCTCTGCGTATATTTTCTGGAGTAATATATCTGCTGCATCTCAACAAAAATAAGACCAACTTTAATAAAAGTGTCAATTTTAAAGCCTTAACGAATTTTCTTTGTAGGAAAAGTTAGTGTTAGTGCCACAAgtatatatgttgatgatgaCATTTTTATGGCACCCTAATTAGCTCAACTTTACACCTCTAATTAGATAAGTGATCACTGATGACCCGATGGGTACCCACTGTTTTTGTTCTACATGAGACTTTTCAAAGAGATGCAATGCCGTCCGAAAGATTCTAAGCTCTAGAGGTCAAATGCAGCTACATGAGCTCACTTTGttgactagctagctagttcaTTAAAGCACGAAGGCCAATGAAGCTGCACGTATTTGCAAGTTTAAGGTTTAGAAGCAAAATGACACAACCACCAGATTCAGCAGAAGCAGCAGAGGAAGAAAGGCAGCAAGTAGAAGAAGTAGAAGAGGCAGAAGAATCAAAACATGGCAAAGGGACATGGAAGCACGCAGCGTTTCATGTGGCCACAACGATTGCCACACCTGCTGCCTATTCTCCTCTGCCTTTTGCTCTCGCTTCTCTTGGTTGGTCTCTCGGTAATTACATAATTTTACTTGTACCTTTCTGATTCATAAAGAAGTTATCTCTAGTAATTAATTGATTGGGGGGTTCAGGGGTAAGCAGCTTGGTAGGTGCAACACTGGCCACATGGTATTCTAGTCTGCTTATCGCTTCTCTGTGGAAGTGGGATGGGAAGAAACATGTTACCTATCGCCACCTTGCCCAAAGCATTTTCGGTACACTTTCAACAACTTATCTATCTGCCACTCTAATCAGTGCGCATCGTATACCATGACAGCATGACTCTCGAAAGTGCCTTTAGTTATTCTGAAAGCATTTTTACTTATAGGTGCTTGTAATAAAAATGCTTTTCACAACAGCAGTATCAAAATGCCTTTGTTTTGGTCACTTTACAGTTTACACAACAGTAAACATGCTATGTTAATTGACACGTCTTTGTTTTCACGTTCTTAAAGGGTTCTGGGGTTATTGGTCTATTGCATTTTTTCAGCAGGTAGCTTCAATAGGCAATAACATTGCCATTCAAATTGCAGCTGGGAGTAGCCTTAAGGTTAGTCAACCAACTCTTCAAGTCTAGCTTCAGTTTATTTCCTGTAGTGCGCTTATTTCGGGCACCACAAGGTTACACAAATAGAAGGTATCAGTACTGAAAACTCGGTATCAGCAAGTGACCATTTCCTTCGGTAGAGAAAGGAACTGAATATATATCCCTTGGCTATTTCTCTTGCAGGCTGTTTACAAGTATTATCACAAGGATGGTGACTTAACTCTGCAacattttgttattttctttggGGTCTTtgagctctttctctctcagctCCCTGATATACACTCCTTAAGATGGGTAAATGCCTTGTGCACTTTCAGCACCATTGGCTTTGCTGCTACAACCATTGGTGTCACAATTTATAATGGTATATATATGCTTCTGTAgtcctgtatatatatagagacaCCATATATACTACTAGTCTGTCAAATTAATTGCTTCTTTGAAATCTGACTTCATTTCATTACAGGGAAAAAGATTGACAGAAAATCAATCAGTTACGGTTTAGATGGAAGCTCATCATCCAAAGTCTTTAGAGCCTTCAATGCTCTCGGAGCAATTGCCTTTTCCTTTGGAGATGCAATGCTTCCAGAGATACAGGTTATCCATACAGACATTTCTCATTTACCAATTTTCAGTGTTGAAGTAAGGGCGTAAGGCTAATGATCATTTTGTTTGTCGAATATGGGCCATTTAATTTTGCTTTACCAGAACACTGTGAGAGAACCTGCAAAGAAAAATGTGTACAAAGGTGTATCAGCAGCTTATGGTATCATAGTGTTGAGTTACTGGCAATTGGCCTTCACTGGGTACTGGGCTTTTGGGTCACAAGTTGAGCCTTACATCTTGTCTTCACTCACTGTTCCTCAATGGACTATTGTCATGGCCAATCTTTTTGCTGTCATACAAATATCAGGATGCTTTCAGGTACCCTGCTTCTCAGAtaccaacataaatacttaaatcTCTTGTAAGATATCTGCTGACTTATTAGGTTCGAAGATTGACTTATAGTTGAACAACATAACGTCGCACTTACTGTAGTGTACTCGGTTTTCTTAGATATACTGCAGGCCAACATATGCCTACTTCGAGGAGACACTGTTGTCTAATGAAACTGCCACAAGTCGTTCCTCACTAAGAAACAAGCTAGTTCGTCTTGTTTGTACCTCCATGTATATGCTACTTATTACACTAGTTGCAGCAGCCATGCCATTCTTTGGGGATTTTGTGGCAATATGCGGAGCAATTGGGTTCACACCACTGGACTTTGTGTTCCCTGCTATGGCATATCTAAAAGCTAGAAGAAGACGGCACCAAAACACCAAAATGTATCTGTCTTTGCTACTTCTTAACTTTGCTATAGTGGTGTGGTTCTCGGCTGTTGCAGTGTTCGGTTGCATTGGGGCAGTCAAGTTTATTGTGGAAGATGTCAAGACTTATAAGTTCTTTCATGATATGTGAGATCTGCTTTGCAAGACTGGCGAGTTCTTGCAGCAGTCATATGACTTGTACTCTGCTAGTCTCGGGTATGAAATGCAAATATTGCAAGTACCAGTGCCTTTGCCACTATTTATTGGTTATGTATGGCAATGTAGCTCAATGTTTTATGATGGCTTTCAGGTTCTGCGCCTTTCTCCTAATAACTATTGATTATATGTTCTGTTGAAGCTAACGAAGTTGCTTCGATTAAACTCCCTTAAGGGCGTCATTAGATCAATTGGTAAATTGTCGAATAAACTTTGTTGGTATTTTCCACATGTAGATACGAGTTATATAGGAACATAAAGACATTTAAGTTTTGTGTGATTATGAGATAGAGCTCGAATTTCATATTCAAGTTTTTTCGTTTTTAGACAACGATCAATATATTAAATGAAACTGAAAGCACAATGGGTAGATGCAAAAAATGCATCAAATATAAAGCGCTAAAGCCAAGCTAGATGCATAAGCACATCTAATTCTAAAAGTAATAAGATCATAACCATATGTCAAAAGACATCATCAAATAATGCATTGTGTTAGTCAAGCGAGCAGTGAAGATTGGAATTGTAACAGTAACCGTAACTGTAACCAGATAGATACACCTGTTTTTGTCCAATacggaaaaagaaaatttccaaCACTAGCAAGAGCTTGCTAGGCGCTCGCAAG
Coding sequences:
- the LOC112172494 gene encoding GABA transporter 1 isoform X3, which translates into the protein MKLHVFASLRFRSKMTQPPDSAEAAEEERQQVEEVEEAEESKHGKGTWKHAAFHVATTIATPAAYSPLPFALASLGWSLGFWGYWSIAFFQQVASIGNNIAIQIAAGSSLKAVYKYYHKDGDLTLQHFVIFFGVFELFLSQLPDIHSLRWVNALCTFSTIGFAATTIGVTIYNGKKIDRKSISYGLDGSSSSKVFRAFNALGAIAFSFGDAMLPEIQNTVREPAKKNVYKGVSAAYGIIVLSYWQLAFTGYWAFGSQVEPYILSSLTVPQWTIVMANLFAVIQISGCFQIYCRPTYAYFEETLLSNETATSRSSLRNKLVRLVCTSMYMLLITLVAAAMPFFGDFVAICGAIGFTPLDFVFPAMAYLKARRRRHQNTKMYLSLLLLNFAIVVWFSAVAVFGCIGAVKFIVEDVKTYKFFHDM
- the LOC112172494 gene encoding GABA transporter 1 isoform X1 encodes the protein MKLHVFASLRFRSKMTQPPDSAEAAEEERQQVEEVEEAEESKHGKGTWKHAAFHVATTIATPAAYSPLPFALASLGWSLGVSSLVGATLATWYSSLLIASLWKWDGKKHVTYRHLAQSIFGFWGYWSIAFFQQVASIGNNIAIQIAAGSSLKAVYKYYHKDGDLTLQHFVIFFGVFELFLSQLPDIHSLRWVNALCTFSTIGFAATTIGVTIYNGKKIDRKSISYGLDGSSSSKVFRAFNALGAIAFSFGDAMLPEIQNTVREPAKKNVYKGVSAAYGIIVLSYWQLAFTGYWAFGSQVEPYILSSLTVPQWTIVMANLFAVIQISGCFQIYCRPTYAYFEETLLSNETATSRSSLRNKLVRLVCTSMYMLLITLVAAAMPFFGDFVAICGAIGFTPLDFVFPAMAYLKARRRRHQNTKMYLSLLLLNFAIVVWFSAVAVFGCIGAVKFIVEDVKTYKFFHDM
- the LOC112172494 gene encoding GABA transporter 1 isoform X2, whose protein sequence is MKLHVFASLRFRSKMTQPPDSAEAAEEERQQVEEVEEAEESKHGKGTWKHAAFHVATTIATPAAYSPLPFALASLGVSSLVGATLATWYSSLLIASLWKWDGKKHVTYRHLAQSIFGFWGYWSIAFFQQVASIGNNIAIQIAAGSSLKAVYKYYHKDGDLTLQHFVIFFGVFELFLSQLPDIHSLRWVNALCTFSTIGFAATTIGVTIYNGKKIDRKSISYGLDGSSSSKVFRAFNALGAIAFSFGDAMLPEIQNTVREPAKKNVYKGVSAAYGIIVLSYWQLAFTGYWAFGSQVEPYILSSLTVPQWTIVMANLFAVIQISGCFQIYCRPTYAYFEETLLSNETATSRSSLRNKLVRLVCTSMYMLLITLVAAAMPFFGDFVAICGAIGFTPLDFVFPAMAYLKARRRRHQNTKMYLSLLLLNFAIVVWFSAVAVFGCIGAVKFIVEDVKTYKFFHDM